A region from the Vicia villosa cultivar HV-30 ecotype Madison, WI linkage group LG3, Vvil1.0, whole genome shotgun sequence genome encodes:
- the LOC131657796 gene encoding G2/mitotic-specific cyclin C13-1-like encodes MMEIEEKRKPAIDYIERVQRCMMTTNMREKLVDWLVEVADVYKLLPETLHLAVSYIDRFLSIQSLNTSKLQLLGISAMLIASKYEEVNPTRAVQFCQITTYELHEVLEMEARILKSLNYEMGNPNVITFLRHGFFFSYLKFEYLNFATSHSQFKYLCNYLADLSLLDYECLQFKPSTLAASVIFLAKFIIRPRVNPWTLSLHESLGYGSDDLEDCATILHDLYLSRRAASLKTVRDKYKRSKYKCVANLSSPPELPESYFEDVHAFYQCNGGANITTDDEWD; translated from the exons ATGATGGAG ATCGAGGAAAAACGAAAACCGGCTATTGATTACATTGAAAGAGTTCAGAGATGCATGATGACTACAAACATGAGAGAAAAATTGGTTGATTGGCTAGTTGAGGTTGCAGATGTATACAAACTTTTACCAGAAACTCTTCATCTAGCTGTTTCCTATATTGACAGATTCCTATCTATCCAATCTCTCAATACATCCAAGCTTCAGTTGCTTGGGATTTCTGCTATGCTCATTGCGTC CAAGTATGAAGAAGTCAATCCAACAAGAGCGGTACAGTTCTGCCAAATTACTACCTATGAACTGCATGAG GTTTTAGAAATGGAAGCTCGCATACTCAAGTCCCTAAATTATGAAATGGGAAATCCTAATGTCATCACATTTTTAAGGcatggattttttttttcatatcttaAATTTGAATATCTAAACTTTGCT ACTTCCCATTCCCAGTTTAAATATTTGTGCAACTATCTTGCCGATTTGAGCCTGCTTGACTACGAGTGTCTACAATTTAAGCCTTCTACATTGGCTGCCTCCGTTATATTTCTGGCCAAATTTATTATCCGGCCTCGAGTAAATCCTTGG ACTTTGTCCCTCCATGAATCTTTGGGTTATGGATCTGATGATTTGGAAGATTGTGCTACCATTCTACATGATTTGTATTTGTCAAGAAGGGCAGCATCCTTGAAAACTGTCCGTGACAAATACAAGCGGAGCAAG TACAAATGTGTAGCAAACTTGTCTTCCCCGCCTGAGCTGCCAGAAAGTTACTTTGAAGATGTTCATGCCTTCTACCAGTGCAATGGAGGCGCGAACATCACGACAGACGATGAGTGGGATTGA